The Halarchaeum grantii genome contains a region encoding:
- a CDS encoding ABC transporter ATP-binding protein, with amino-acid sequence MSQTHHTPEPDGRTETERDAASETESDAKLHGTDLEIGYPGLEEPVVDCDTLVIPEGEVTALVGPNGSGKSTLLKALARHLDADTGDILLDGTQIAEFGSKEFARELGMLSQHGSTPGDLSVEELVHHGRYPHKGFLEGKTEEDEVAVDRAIDLAGIETLRSTEVGSLSGGQRQLVRIAMALAQETDTLLLDEPTTYLDLRHQLQVMEVIRTLNEERGVTVCIVLHDLTQAARFADYLVALRDGDIYDWGRPEDVVTEELLAEVFGVDAAVEYGAEPVITPKRALD; translated from the coding sequence ATGTCCCAGACACACCACACCCCCGAACCGGACGGCCGCACCGAGACCGAACGCGACGCCGCATCGGAGACCGAATCCGACGCGAAACTCCACGGCACCGACCTCGAGATCGGCTATCCCGGCCTCGAGGAGCCCGTCGTCGACTGCGACACCCTCGTCATCCCCGAGGGCGAGGTGACGGCGCTCGTCGGCCCGAACGGGAGCGGGAAGAGCACGCTCCTGAAGGCGCTCGCCCGGCACCTCGACGCCGACACCGGCGACATCCTCCTCGACGGGACGCAGATCGCGGAGTTCGGCTCGAAGGAGTTCGCGCGCGAGCTCGGCATGCTCTCCCAGCACGGCTCGACGCCCGGCGACCTCTCCGTCGAGGAACTCGTCCACCACGGCCGCTACCCGCACAAGGGCTTCCTCGAGGGGAAGACCGAGGAGGACGAGGTGGCCGTCGACCGCGCCATCGACCTCGCGGGCATCGAGACCCTCCGCTCGACGGAGGTCGGGAGCCTCAGCGGCGGTCAGCGCCAGCTCGTCCGCATCGCGATGGCGCTCGCTCAGGAGACGGACACCCTCCTCCTCGACGAACCCACGACGTACCTCGACCTCCGCCACCAACTGCAGGTGATGGAGGTCATCCGGACGCTCAACGAGGAGCGCGGCGTCACCGTCTGCATCGTCCTCCACGACCTCACGCAGGCCGCGCGATTCGCGGACTACCTCGTCGCGCTCCGCGACGGCGACATCTACGACTGGGGGCGCCCCGAGGACGTCGTGACGGAGGAACTGCTCGCGGAGGTGTTCGGCGTCGACGCCGCCGTCGAGTACGGCGCCGAACCCGTCATCACGCCGAAGCGCGCGCTCGACTGA
- a CDS encoding FecCD family ABC transporter permease produces the protein MDVSLRSATNHTRFDSRDRRLASLVVGSLVVSVVATFVQVSQGSYPTSLGVTFDVLTDPHILFNTDVWLSILTGSDLPEFLSRDALIIWSLRMPRVFVAALVGMNLAVSGAVFQAVTRNELASPYILGVSGGAGLAVLITLVFFASATFVLPFAAALGGALAFSLVYLIAWQGGTSPVRLVLAGVVVATVFQSLQTGLFYFLDSTAAVKTAIAWTTGSLTGVGWAQFRLAILPTLVVIPVLLLASRHLNVLLLGEETAKSLGMPVEYVRFGLSSLAILAAATAVAVAGLVGFVGLVVPHAVRTVVGSDYRRLVVGSVFLGPALVLAADVIARLALMPIQVPVGIVTGLIGGPYFLYLMRRHGDFSEF, from the coding sequence ATGGACGTATCGTTGCGGTCGGCGACGAACCACACACGATTCGACTCCCGCGACCGACGGTTGGCATCGCTCGTCGTCGGGAGTCTCGTCGTCTCCGTCGTCGCCACGTTCGTCCAGGTGTCCCAGGGGTCGTATCCGACGTCGCTCGGCGTGACCTTCGACGTCCTCACCGACCCACACATCCTCTTCAACACGGACGTCTGGCTCTCGATCCTCACCGGCAGCGACCTGCCCGAGTTCCTGAGCCGGGACGCCCTCATCATCTGGAGTCTGCGGATGCCCCGCGTCTTCGTCGCCGCGCTCGTCGGCATGAACCTCGCCGTCTCCGGCGCCGTCTTCCAGGCCGTCACGCGCAACGAACTCGCCAGTCCCTACATCCTCGGCGTCAGCGGCGGCGCGGGCCTCGCCGTCCTCATCACGCTCGTCTTCTTCGCGAGCGCGACGTTCGTCCTCCCGTTCGCCGCCGCGCTCGGCGGCGCGCTCGCGTTCAGCCTCGTCTACCTCATCGCGTGGCAGGGCGGCACCTCCCCGGTTCGGCTCGTCCTCGCGGGCGTCGTCGTCGCGACCGTCTTCCAGTCCCTCCAGACGGGCCTGTTCTACTTCCTCGACAGCACGGCCGCCGTGAAGACCGCGATCGCGTGGACGACCGGGTCGCTCACCGGCGTGGGCTGGGCGCAGTTCCGCCTCGCCATCCTCCCCACCCTCGTCGTCATCCCCGTTCTCCTCCTCGCCTCCCGCCACCTCAACGTCCTCCTCCTCGGCGAGGAGACCGCGAAATCGCTCGGGATGCCCGTGGAGTACGTCCGCTTCGGTCTCTCGTCGCTCGCCATCCTCGCCGCCGCGACCGCCGTCGCCGTCGCCGGCCTCGTCGGGTTCGTCGGCCTCGTCGTCCCGCACGCCGTCCGCACCGTCGTCGGAAGCGACTACCGGCGCCTCGTCGTCGGGTCGGTCTTCCTCGGGCCCGCGCTCGTCCTCGCCGCCGACGTCATCGCGCGCCTCGCGCTCATGCCCATCCAGGTGCCGGTCGGCATCGTCACCGGCCTCATCGGCGGCCCCTACTTCCTCTACCTCATGCGACGCCACGGCGACTTCAGCGAGTTCTGA
- a CDS encoding ABC transporter substrate-binding protein: MDRRTFIGTVGTGAAGLLAGCGGTGDTTTSTTEQTTTQTTTEADDSYTVSMAPMGDVTFESVPTSWVANNGSYADMGLALGLEEPKALWLTSRWHTRYYDAIDGVSADKSDMLSLYQDGVSKERYYALAEGEENHVHVQDPNFLMNRFKGWSESDVAEVTENLGPFFGNSIFSRGYAWHEDYQYYTLYEAFEKLAQLFQRTERYEAFASLHEEFQSDLDFVPTSDAERPQVAVLWASGNEPTSFLPYLVNEGTSFKQWRDMNVRDALAETSVKDFHSSRGNIDYETLLKIDPEYLLLRGHEAQTAEEFESTVVSFMEDHETGSELTAVQNGNVYRGGPLYQGPISNLVLTERAASQLYGVDEQLFDRQRVADIANGDL; this comes from the coding sequence ATGGACCGCCGAACCTTCATCGGGACCGTCGGCACGGGCGCCGCCGGACTCCTCGCGGGCTGTGGTGGAACGGGCGACACCACGACGAGCACGACCGAGCAGACCACGACGCAGACGACAACCGAGGCCGACGACTCCTACACGGTGTCGATGGCGCCGATGGGCGACGTCACCTTCGAGTCCGTTCCGACCTCGTGGGTCGCGAACAACGGGAGCTACGCCGACATGGGCCTCGCGCTCGGCCTCGAGGAGCCGAAGGCGCTCTGGCTCACGAGCCGCTGGCACACCCGGTACTACGACGCCATCGACGGCGTCTCCGCCGACAAGAGCGACATGCTCTCGCTCTATCAGGACGGCGTCTCGAAGGAGCGCTACTACGCGCTCGCCGAGGGCGAGGAGAACCACGTCCACGTGCAGGACCCGAACTTCCTCATGAACCGCTTCAAGGGGTGGAGCGAGTCCGACGTCGCGGAAGTAACGGAGAACCTCGGGCCGTTCTTCGGGAACTCCATCTTCTCGCGCGGCTACGCGTGGCACGAGGACTACCAGTACTACACGCTCTACGAGGCCTTCGAGAAGCTCGCGCAGCTCTTCCAGCGCACCGAGCGCTACGAGGCGTTCGCGAGCCTCCACGAGGAGTTCCAGTCGGACCTCGACTTCGTCCCCACGTCGGACGCCGAGCGCCCGCAGGTCGCCGTCCTCTGGGCGTCCGGCAACGAGCCGACGTCCTTCCTCCCCTACCTCGTCAACGAGGGGACGAGCTTCAAGCAGTGGCGCGACATGAACGTCCGGGACGCGCTCGCGGAGACGAGCGTGAAGGACTTCCACTCCTCGCGCGGGAACATCGACTACGAGACCCTCCTCAAGATCGACCCCGAGTACCTCCTCCTGCGCGGCCACGAGGCCCAGACCGCCGAGGAGTTCGAGAGCACCGTCGTCTCCTTCATGGAGGACCACGAGACGGGCAGCGAACTCACCGCCGTCCAGAACGGGAACGTCTACCGTGGCGGGCCGCTCTATCAGGGCCCGATCAGCAACCTCGTGCTCACCGAGCGCGCCGCCTCCCAGCTCTACGGCGTCGACGAGCAACTCTTCGACCGCCAGCGCGTCGCCGACATCGCGAACGGCGACCTGTAA
- a CDS encoding valine--tRNA ligase gives MTQVPDDYDPEELEPRLQQRWLDEETYRFDGDANDPDTAYVVDTPPPYPTGELHIGHALNWSYMDFAARFHRLQGDDVLFPQGWDCHGLPTEVKVEENEGIQRTDVPRDEFREMCVEHTRHQIDSMKETMRELGFSQDWDAEFRTMDPEYWGKTQESFVEMANDDLVYRDEHPVNWCPRCGTAIADAEVEPIEREGTLHYVTFPGVDNDDIEIATTRPELMAACVAMAVHPDDERYDGREDDTFEVPLFGHEVELIEDEDVDQEFGSGAVMVCTFGDKQDVTWWAEHDLDLRAVFTEDGHLTGDAGEYAGLTIEEAKEAVAEDLDAEGYLNDTEPTEQSVGACWRCDTPIEILSKEQWFVEVDKDAILERAEEVEWIPEHMHQRLVEWTEGMDWDWVISRQRVFATPIPAWECTDCGHWHIAGGEETPVDPTEEPPSVGSCPECGSDSWTGETDVMDTWMDSSITPLHVSGWPENIDLEEFEPVSLRPQGHDIIRTWAFYTLLRTGELTDEKPWENILINGMVFGPDGNKMSKSRGNTVSPEEAVEEYSADAARQALALGGQPGSDVQFQWKEVKSASRFLTKLWNIVKFASGHFDEDTPDIEDAAYRDADSWIRSKATRVASDVEAEMEAYRFDAALRELREFAWNDLADDYVELAKGRLYNGRPGERDAARKTLYDVVSAVTRMLAPFSPHLADEVWRHLPGTEGSVHTADWPALDAYDEDAEERGEVIAEATREIRAWKSANGYPLNADLDDVELYFDPGLAVENVDTYDLSETVNAPVRVRDGRPNVELVPVDVEGDDSKIGPEFRSEAGVVLGALDEADPEVIQAQKNSGDTVTLEVDGEEYELDGDWVTVEEEYRAEGGAEVAVVETEFGTVLVYP, from the coding sequence ATGACCCAGGTGCCCGACGACTACGACCCCGAGGAGTTAGAGCCGCGACTCCAGCAGCGCTGGCTGGACGAGGAGACCTACCGCTTCGACGGCGACGCCAACGACCCCGACACCGCCTACGTCGTCGACACGCCGCCACCCTACCCGACCGGTGAGCTCCACATCGGCCACGCGCTCAACTGGTCGTACATGGACTTCGCGGCGCGCTTCCACCGCCTTCAGGGCGACGACGTCCTCTTCCCGCAGGGATGGGACTGCCACGGCCTCCCCACGGAAGTGAAGGTCGAGGAGAACGAGGGCATCCAGCGCACGGACGTCCCGCGCGACGAGTTCCGCGAGATGTGCGTCGAGCACACCCGCCACCAGATCGACTCGATGAAGGAGACGATGCGCGAACTCGGCTTCAGCCAGGACTGGGACGCCGAGTTCCGAACGATGGACCCCGAGTACTGGGGCAAGACCCAGGAATCCTTCGTCGAGATGGCGAACGACGACCTCGTCTACCGCGACGAGCACCCCGTCAACTGGTGTCCGCGCTGTGGTACCGCCATCGCCGACGCCGAAGTCGAACCCATCGAGCGCGAGGGGACCCTCCACTACGTCACCTTCCCCGGCGTCGACAACGACGACATCGAGATCGCGACGACGCGCCCCGAGCTGATGGCGGCCTGCGTCGCGATGGCCGTCCACCCCGACGACGAGCGCTACGACGGCCGCGAGGACGACACCTTCGAGGTGCCGCTCTTCGGCCACGAGGTCGAACTCATCGAGGACGAGGACGTCGACCAGGAGTTCGGGAGCGGCGCCGTCATGGTCTGTACGTTCGGCGACAAGCAGGACGTGACGTGGTGGGCCGAGCACGACCTCGACCTGCGCGCCGTCTTCACCGAGGACGGCCACCTCACCGGGGACGCGGGGGAGTACGCCGGCCTCACCATCGAGGAGGCGAAGGAGGCCGTCGCCGAGGACCTCGACGCCGAGGGCTACCTCAACGACACCGAACCCACGGAGCAGTCCGTGGGCGCCTGCTGGCGCTGTGACACCCCCATCGAGATCCTCTCGAAGGAGCAGTGGTTCGTCGAGGTGGACAAGGACGCCATCCTCGAACGGGCCGAGGAGGTCGAGTGGATCCCCGAGCACATGCACCAGCGCCTCGTCGAGTGGACGGAGGGGATGGACTGGGACTGGGTCATCAGTCGCCAGCGCGTCTTCGCGACGCCCATCCCCGCGTGGGAGTGCACCGACTGCGGGCACTGGCACATCGCCGGGGGCGAGGAGACGCCCGTCGACCCCACCGAGGAACCGCCGTCCGTGGGGAGTTGCCCCGAGTGCGGGAGCGACTCGTGGACCGGCGAGACCGACGTCATGGACACGTGGATGGACTCCTCCATCACGCCCCTGCACGTCTCCGGGTGGCCCGAGAACATCGACCTCGAGGAGTTCGAGCCCGTCAGCCTCCGCCCGCAGGGCCACGACATCATCCGCACGTGGGCGTTCTACACGCTGCTGCGCACCGGCGAACTCACCGACGAGAAGCCGTGGGAGAACATCCTCATCAACGGTATGGTGTTCGGCCCCGACGGCAACAAGATGAGCAAATCGCGGGGCAACACCGTCAGCCCCGAGGAAGCCGTCGAGGAGTACAGCGCGGACGCCGCGCGACAGGCGCTCGCGCTCGGCGGCCAGCCCGGCAGCGACGTCCAGTTCCAGTGGAAGGAGGTGAAGTCCGCGAGCCGGTTCCTCACGAAGCTCTGGAACATCGTCAAGTTCGCGAGCGGGCACTTCGACGAGGACACGCCCGACATCGAGGACGCCGCCTACCGCGACGCGGACAGTTGGATCCGCTCGAAGGCGACGCGCGTCGCCAGCGACGTCGAGGCCGAGATGGAGGCCTACCGCTTCGACGCCGCGCTCCGCGAGCTCCGGGAGTTCGCGTGGAACGACCTCGCGGACGACTACGTCGAACTCGCGAAGGGGCGACTGTACAACGGTCGGCCCGGGGAGCGCGACGCCGCTCGTAAGACGCTCTACGACGTTGTTTCCGCCGTCACGCGGATGCTCGCGCCGTTCAGCCCGCACCTCGCCGACGAGGTCTGGCGCCACCTCCCCGGCACCGAGGGCAGCGTCCACACCGCCGACTGGCCCGCCCTCGACGCCTACGACGAGGACGCCGAGGAGCGCGGCGAGGTCATCGCCGAGGCCACCCGCGAGATCCGCGCGTGGAAGTCCGCGAACGGCTACCCGCTGAACGCCGACCTCGACGACGTCGAACTCTACTTCGACCCCGGTCTCGCCGTGGAAAACGTCGACACCTACGACCTCTCGGAGACCGTCAACGCCCCGGTGCGCGTGCGCGACGGCCGCCCGAACGTCGAACTCGTCCCCGTCGACGTTGAGGGCGACGACTCGAAGATCGGGCCCGAGTTCCGCTCCGAGGCCGGCGTCGTCCTCGGCGCCCTCGACGAGGCCGACCCCGAGGTCATCCAGGCGCAGAAGAACTCCGGCGACACCGTCACCCTCGAGGTCGACGGCGAGGAGTACGAGCTCGACGGTGACTGGGTGACCGTCGAGGAGGAGTACCGCGCCGAGGGCGGCGCGGAGGTCGCCGTCGTCGAGACCGAGTTCGGCACCGTCCTCGTCTACCCCTAA
- a CDS encoding cold-shock protein, which produces MASGKVDFFNDTGGYGFISTDDGDLDDDEDVFFHMEDVGGEDLTEGTEVEFDIESSPKGPRAANVVRL; this is translated from the coding sequence ATGGCATCCGGTAAGGTTGACTTCTTCAACGACACGGGCGGCTACGGTTTCATTTCGACTGACGACGGCGACCTCGACGACGACGAGGACGTGTTCTTCCACATGGAGGACGTCGGTGGCGAGGACCTCACGGAAGGTACTGAGGTCGAGTTCGACATCGAGTCCTCCCCCAAGGGGCCTCGCGCGGCGAACGTCGTCCGGCTGTAA
- a CDS encoding CBS domain-containing protein, with translation MAQSQSLPVADVSRSVVSIPGTASLDQVAETMHAEDVGFLVVRQEGEPVGALTDRQVALSLRNEADPAATTASELMTPELVTIGRDMDVLRIVQKMKLEEVRRVVVVDDDDDPVSVVSLDDVLVLLGEELGDVADLLEAQV, from the coding sequence ATGGCTCAGAGTCAGTCGCTCCCGGTCGCGGACGTCTCGCGGAGCGTCGTGAGCATCCCGGGGACCGCCTCCCTCGATCAGGTCGCGGAGACGATGCACGCCGAGGACGTCGGCTTCCTCGTCGTGAGGCAGGAAGGCGAGCCGGTGGGCGCGCTCACCGACCGACAGGTCGCGCTGTCGCTGCGGAACGAAGCGGACCCGGCGGCGACGACCGCGAGCGAGCTGATGACGCCCGAGCTCGTGACCATCGGGCGGGACATGGACGTCCTCCGGATCGTCCAGAAGATGAAGCTCGAGGAGGTCCGACGCGTCGTGGTCGTCGACGACGACGATGACCCGGTGAGCGTCGTCTCCCTCGACGACGTGCTCGTCCTGCTCGGCGAGGAACTCGGCGACGTAGCGGACCTGCTCGAAGCGCAGGTCTGA
- a CDS encoding aminopeptidase: protein MDERVREHARTLVEWSARIEEGDDVVVRVGPDAHELAVAVAEELGERGANVVTTYADAEVTRAYLLGHDGDFAEDPAHELALYENADAVLSLGGGRNTTETADVPSEKRQAHSRAHAGVREARMETKWVSTEHPTRSLAQQAGMSGEAYRDFVYDAVFRDWEALATKQEKVKERLDDANEVRLISGDGTDLTMSVEGRVAVNSAASVAYDSHNLPSGEVFTAPSATEGEVVFDVPMTIHGRRVRDVRLEFADGEVVDYAAAQGEDAITEVLETDAGARRLGELGIGMNRGIDRVTDNILFDEKMGDTVHLALGRAYASNFPEGREDEANESAVHVDLITDVSEDSRIEVDGEVIQEDGAFWFEDGFDG from the coding sequence ATGGACGAGCGAGTTCGCGAACACGCACGGACGCTGGTCGAGTGGAGCGCGCGGATCGAGGAGGGCGACGACGTCGTGGTGCGCGTCGGGCCCGACGCCCACGAGTTGGCGGTGGCGGTCGCCGAAGAACTCGGCGAGCGCGGCGCGAACGTCGTGACGACGTACGCGGACGCGGAGGTGACGCGCGCGTACCTGCTCGGACACGACGGCGACTTCGCGGAGGACCCCGCACACGAGCTGGCGCTCTACGAGAACGCGGACGCGGTGCTCTCGCTCGGCGGCGGCCGGAACACGACGGAGACGGCGGACGTACCATCGGAGAAACGCCAGGCGCACAGCCGAGCGCACGCGGGCGTCCGGGAGGCGCGCATGGAGACGAAGTGGGTCTCGACCGAGCATCCGACGCGCTCGCTCGCCCAGCAGGCGGGGATGAGCGGCGAGGCGTATCGCGACTTCGTCTACGACGCCGTCTTCCGCGACTGGGAGGCGCTCGCGACGAAGCAGGAGAAGGTGAAGGAGCGACTCGACGACGCGAACGAGGTCCGGCTCATCTCCGGGGACGGGACCGACCTGACGATGTCCGTCGAAGGGCGCGTCGCGGTGAACTCGGCGGCGAGCGTCGCGTACGACTCGCACAACCTCCCGTCGGGCGAGGTGTTCACCGCGCCGTCCGCGACGGAGGGCGAGGTGGTCTTCGACGTCCCGATGACGATACACGGCCGGCGCGTCCGGGACGTCCGCCTCGAGTTCGCGGACGGCGAAGTCGTTGACTACGCCGCGGCGCAGGGCGAGGACGCCATCACCGAGGTGCTGGAGACGGACGCGGGCGCGCGCCGCCTCGGCGAGCTCGGCATCGGGATGAATCGCGGGATCGACCGCGTGACGGACAACATCCTCTTCGACGAGAAGATGGGAGATACGGTGCATCTCGCGCTCGGCCGCGCGTACGCCTCGAACTTCCCCGAGGGTCGCGAGGACGAGGCGAACGAATCTGCGGTCCACGTCGACCTCATCACGGACGTGAGCGAGGACTCGCGCATCGAGGTCGACGGCGAGGTGATACAGGAGGACGGGGCGTTCTGGTTCGAAGACGGGTTCGACGGATGA
- a CDS encoding cation diffusion facilitator family transporter produces the protein MSEHGHDDHTHDDGHAHDHGGNQRALAVALAINTVFFVVELAGALYANSLTLLADAAHMLTDSGSLALALLAAYLATRAADRRRTYGYQRVEILGALANGVALVAIVVYVAYEAFARYGDPQPVKAVPTILVGALGLAANLAGAYVLHGGQENLNVKGAYLHLLADAAGSVAAIALGVALYFTDLYVLDVLFSLCIAGLVLYSAKDLLRESLNILLQGAPSDVAVEDVAGTLAAIDGVRDVHDVHVWALASEQYACSAHVVVEADADRDAVLERARHALGAEHGVGHATIQVETEAGDCETADFDCYAPGDD, from the coding sequence ATGAGCGAGCACGGGCACGACGACCACACACACGACGACGGCCACGCACACGACCACGGCGGGAACCAGCGCGCGCTCGCCGTCGCGCTCGCCATCAACACCGTCTTCTTCGTCGTCGAACTCGCGGGCGCGCTCTACGCGAACTCGCTCACGCTGCTCGCGGACGCCGCGCACATGCTCACCGACAGCGGGAGCCTCGCGCTCGCGCTCCTCGCCGCCTACCTCGCGACGCGCGCCGCCGACCGACGGCGCACGTACGGCTATCAGCGCGTCGAAATCCTCGGCGCGCTCGCCAACGGCGTCGCGCTCGTCGCCATCGTCGTCTACGTCGCTTACGAGGCGTTCGCGCGCTACGGCGACCCGCAGCCCGTGAAGGCCGTCCCGACGATACTCGTCGGCGCCCTCGGCCTCGCCGCGAACCTCGCGGGCGCGTACGTCCTCCACGGCGGCCAGGAGAACCTCAACGTGAAGGGCGCCTACCTCCACCTGCTCGCGGACGCCGCCGGGAGCGTCGCCGCCATCGCGCTCGGCGTCGCGCTCTACTTCACCGACCTCTACGTCCTCGACGTGCTCTTCTCGCTCTGCATCGCGGGGCTCGTCCTCTACTCCGCGAAGGACCTCCTCCGGGAGAGCCTCAACATCCTCCTGCAGGGCGCACCCAGCGACGTCGCCGTCGAGGACGTCGCGGGCACCCTCGCCGCCATCGACGGCGTCCGGGACGTCCACGACGTCCACGTCTGGGCGCTCGCCTCCGAGCAGTACGCGTGCAGCGCGCACGTCGTCGTCGAGGCGGACGCGGACCGCGACGCCGTCCTCGAACGCGCACGCCACGCCCTCGGCGCGGAGCACGGCGTCGGCCACGCCACCATCCAAGTCGAGACCGAGGCCGGCGACTGCGAGACCGCCGACTTCGACTGCTACGCGCCCGGCGACGACTGA
- a CDS encoding TIGR00296 family protein, translating into MSEAQSIHLSDDDGARAVELARDSVEAFVRNGQREQPGSMRDAFYNRTSAFVRLQSTRGRGRLRGCAGAHETVRELGNESKQLGHAIVEAAINAASESSCGSEVEPAELDTIRVSVCTVSNLLLTDDPVADIELGTHGVAVDGHGKHGWMYPTLPIENDWSVFEYLDRTCRKAGLPNGAWEDDDVMVTLFEGQVFQESEPHGEIEILS; encoded by the coding sequence ATGTCCGAGGCCCAGTCGATACACCTTTCCGACGACGACGGCGCTCGGGCCGTCGAGCTCGCGCGTGACTCCGTCGAGGCGTTCGTACGTAACGGCCAGCGCGAACAGCCGGGGAGCATGCGCGACGCGTTCTACAACCGGACGAGCGCCTTCGTCCGCCTGCAGTCGACGCGGGGTCGGGGACGACTGCGCGGCTGTGCGGGCGCCCACGAGACGGTCCGAGAGCTCGGAAACGAATCGAAACAGCTCGGGCACGCCATCGTCGAGGCGGCCATCAACGCGGCGAGCGAATCCTCCTGTGGCTCCGAGGTCGAGCCCGCCGAACTCGACACGATTCGCGTCTCCGTCTGCACCGTCTCGAACCTCCTCCTCACCGACGACCCGGTCGCCGACATCGAACTCGGCACGCACGGCGTCGCCGTCGACGGCCACGGGAAGCACGGCTGGATGTATCCGACGCTCCCCATCGAGAACGACTGGTCCGTCTTCGAGTACCTCGACCGCACCTGCCGAAAGGCCGGCCTCCCGAACGGCGCGTGGGAGGACGACGACGTGATGGTGACGCTCTTCGAGGGGCAGGTCTTCCAGGAGTCCGAGCCCCACGGCGAGATCGAGATCCTGAGCTAG
- a CDS encoding nicotinate phosphoribosyltransferase codes for MPRDAADAPFDIVPAEAIAEGRATDAYFDRTVTTLEHAGKNPRVVAEVTADQFPTGEFELLAGVKDAAHLLAGLPIDVDAMREGRLFDGGPVMRIEGDYLDFARYETSLLGFLSHATGCATGALDVRRAAPESQVLSFGARHVHPSIAAMVERAALVAGLDGISHVAAGDVLGVEAGGTMPHALLIAFGNGHQEEAWTAFDEAVDADVPRVALCDTYSDEKDETLRAAATLGDALDSVRLDTTSSRRGDFRRIVEEVRWELDLRGFEDVGIFVSGGLGPDELRELRDVVEGFGVGGHVSNADPVDFSLDIVERDGEPCAKRGKLSGTKQVYRTPDGGHHVGLADRSGPSDGEALLEPLIRDGELVREFDIEAAATRAAEDAAAVDF; via the coding sequence ATGCCACGAGACGCGGCGGACGCCCCCTTCGACATCGTGCCCGCCGAGGCCATCGCCGAGGGGCGGGCGACCGACGCCTACTTCGACCGGACGGTCACCACCCTCGAACACGCCGGCAAGAACCCGCGCGTCGTCGCCGAAGTCACCGCCGACCAGTTCCCGACCGGCGAGTTCGAACTGCTCGCGGGCGTGAAGGACGCCGCCCACCTCCTCGCCGGCCTCCCCATCGACGTCGACGCGATGCGCGAGGGGCGTCTCTTCGACGGCGGACCCGTCATGCGCATCGAGGGCGACTACCTCGACTTCGCGCGCTACGAGACGAGCCTCCTCGGCTTCCTCTCGCACGCGACCGGCTGCGCGACCGGCGCGCTCGACGTCAGGCGCGCCGCCCCCGAGAGCCAAGTGCTCAGTTTCGGCGCGCGCCACGTCCACCCGAGCATCGCCGCGATGGTCGAACGCGCCGCGCTCGTCGCCGGCTTGGACGGTATCAGTCACGTCGCCGCCGGCGACGTCCTCGGCGTCGAGGCGGGCGGGACGATGCCCCACGCCCTCCTCATCGCGTTTGGGAACGGCCACCAGGAGGAGGCGTGGACCGCGTTCGACGAGGCCGTCGACGCGGACGTCCCGCGGGTCGCGCTCTGCGACACCTACTCCGACGAGAAGGACGAGACGCTCCGGGCGGCCGCGACGCTCGGCGACGCCCTCGACAGCGTTCGCCTCGACACGACGTCCTCGCGGCGCGGCGATTTCCGCCGCATCGTCGAGGAGGTCCGCTGGGAGCTCGACCTCCGGGGCTTCGAGGACGTCGGTATCTTCGTCAGCGGCGGCCTCGGCCCCGACGAGCTCCGCGAGCTCCGGGACGTCGTCGAGGGGTTCGGCGTTGGCGGCCACGTCTCCAACGCCGACCCCGTGGACTTCTCGCTCGACATCGTCGAGCGCGACGGCGAGCCCTGCGCGAAACGCGGGAAGCTCTCCGGGACGAAACAGGTGTACCGGACGCCGGACGGCGGCCATCACGTCGGGCTCGCGGACCGGTCGGGCCCGTCGGACGGCGAGGCACTCCTCGAACCCCTGATTCGGGACGGCGAGCTCGTCAGGGAGTTCGACATCGAGGCGGCGGCGACGCGGGCGGCAGAAGACGCGGCGGCGGTCGACTTCTAG
- a CDS encoding amino acid-binding protein translates to MFEDIMRKFEGSPGQQAVIRLLLERGFSVNDEGRVVSGSIEIANTQLAQEVGVDRRVVDSTTDAILADEELRRIFQNISQIPSLMDLAPVLDLTVVTVAVHDADDPGLVAQVTGLLAEHEISIRQTISEDPEFTDEPRLYLVVADDLPGDVVTELMALPFVRSVELS, encoded by the coding sequence GTGTTCGAGGACATCATGCGGAAGTTCGAGGGGAGTCCCGGCCAGCAGGCCGTCATCCGGCTCCTCCTCGAGCGCGGGTTCTCCGTGAACGACGAGGGGCGCGTGGTCTCGGGGTCGATCGAGATCGCGAACACCCAACTCGCCCAGGAGGTCGGCGTCGACCGGCGCGTCGTCGACTCGACGACGGACGCCATCCTCGCCGACGAGGAACTCAGGCGCATCTTCCAGAACATCAGCCAGATCCCGAGCCTGATGGACCTCGCGCCCGTCCTCGACCTGACGGTCGTGACGGTCGCCGTCCACGACGCCGACGACCCCGGCCTCGTCGCGCAGGTGACCGGCCTCCTCGCCGAGCACGAGATCAGCATCCGCCAGACGATCAGCGAGGACCCCGAGTTCACGGACGAACCGCGCCTCTACCTCGTCGTCGCGGACGACCTCCCCGGCGACGTCGTCACCGAGTTGATGGCGCTCCCGTTCGTCCGCTCGGTCGAGCTCTCCTGA